A genomic segment from Pseudobacteriovorax antillogorgiicola encodes:
- a CDS encoding sensor domain-containing diguanylate cyclase, giving the protein MMSEAANSLEQRQTVEQVFGKFSHFAKVLLDAYAVVDKNGKVVKANQLFAQLTGIKMRQILKTESINELLEFSVNDDVIGIENLLEYESPIRIDEVRGKTNSGAEPKNLILGLYPFFNDEKSEKLGAFLIMRDVTAETNLQDQYKDKAIQSITDPLTGLFTRGYFEEYLTGQVTRMENKAAKDRYPISIVMCDIDFFKKVNDQYGHQAGDYVLKVVAELMRKTFRKTDVCCRYGGEEFLVILPAANFENAGHAANKLRHAVQKAQIVFEETHIPVTISCGVSTINIGQESYEETMARSDAALYEAKRSGRNLVCLHDGDQIIPTDRD; this is encoded by the coding sequence ATGATGTCTGAAGCTGCCAACAGTTTAGAGCAAAGACAGACCGTCGAGCAGGTATTTGGCAAGTTCTCTCACTTCGCCAAAGTGCTTCTTGACGCCTATGCTGTGGTTGACAAAAATGGCAAGGTCGTAAAAGCTAATCAGCTTTTCGCTCAGCTCACTGGCATTAAGATGAGACAGATCTTAAAGACTGAGTCAATCAATGAGTTGCTCGAATTCTCTGTGAACGATGATGTTATTGGCATTGAAAATCTGCTCGAATATGAATCCCCGATTCGCATCGACGAGGTACGAGGTAAGACCAATAGCGGCGCAGAACCGAAGAACCTTATTTTAGGCCTTTATCCATTTTTTAATGACGAAAAAAGCGAGAAGCTCGGTGCCTTCCTAATCATGAGGGATGTCACAGCAGAAACGAATCTCCAGGATCAGTATAAAGACAAGGCTATCCAGTCCATTACTGACCCTCTCACGGGATTGTTTACCCGAGGCTACTTCGAAGAGTACCTTACTGGACAAGTCACTAGAATGGAAAACAAGGCTGCTAAAGATCGATACCCAATTTCAATCGTCATGTGTGACATCGACTTTTTCAAGAAGGTGAATGATCAGTACGGTCACCAAGCCGGCGACTATGTGCTCAAGGTCGTTGCAGAACTGATGCGCAAAACATTTCGGAAAACTGATGTATGCTGCCGCTATGGTGGAGAAGAGTTCCTGGTCATACTACCCGCAGCAAATTTTGAGAACGCGGGCCATGCCGCAAACAAGCTGCGGCATGCGGTTCAAAAAGCGCAGATTGTGTTCGAGGAGACTCATATTCCTGTCACCATTAGCTGCGGCGTGAGCACCATCAATATTGGTCAAGAGAGCTATGAAGAGACCATGGCCCGCTCCGATGCAGCCCTCTACGAAGCCAAGCGCAGCGGACGAAATCTCGTGTGCCTGCATGATGGTGATCAAATTATTCCCACAGACAGAGACTAG
- the speA gene encoding biosynthetic arginine decarboxylase, with protein sequence MNIQQIQEAREQYGIEGWGSGYFGIDDNGNVVCHPTGEEHLSIDLPDLVEQAKENGISAPMILRFPQIIENQIARLHHAFKEAVWEYSYEGGHRAVFPFKVNQRREFIDHIVRCGSDYHYGLEVGSKPELLAAMSYNLSEKALFICNGFKDREFIETGFIAKAMGKNVVLVVEGPDELSHIIDLAKENPALCPDIGIRAKLYSRGSGKWAKSSGESSKFGLTTVEVLHCMSLLKSAGMEDRLQMLHFHIGSQVTEIKRIKNAIKEASRVFAKVTHMGFSPQFLNIGGGVGVDYDGSKTSYQSSANYSLQELANDVVYEIGEVCKREKIQAPQIVTESGRVIAAYHSIVVADIREVQSTESFSAAEGFELDFNENTNHKSLGELKYIIENINRKNYIEYYHDSIEYYEEMFTLFNLGYVNLEERALAEQMFYRICRRALYFSSFEKHVPEEFESLQQRMVSKFLANFSIFQSIPDAWSIDQLFPVMPLSHHEQKPTHKATIVDITCDSDGCLERFIDRKDFRQTLDLHSPSDRPYYLGFFLVGAYQESLANEHNLFGAINEAEVYIDEKGDWEIRKTTIGDPIEELLNTRNYDTPEILTSLSKQLESAFSEGKLPGDVKDSYQSRLEVMMAGSPYLRESNKNKYL encoded by the coding sequence ATGAATATACAACAAATTCAAGAGGCTAGAGAGCAATACGGAATCGAAGGCTGGGGCTCCGGCTATTTTGGCATTGATGACAATGGTAATGTTGTCTGCCACCCCACCGGTGAAGAGCACCTTTCGATCGATTTGCCAGACCTCGTGGAACAGGCAAAAGAGAACGGCATTTCAGCCCCTATGATTCTGCGCTTTCCACAGATCATTGAGAACCAGATAGCGAGGCTTCATCATGCCTTCAAAGAGGCCGTCTGGGAATATAGCTATGAAGGGGGTCACCGAGCCGTTTTCCCTTTCAAAGTGAACCAAAGGCGAGAGTTTATCGACCACATCGTTCGCTGTGGCTCCGATTACCACTATGGCCTTGAAGTGGGTAGCAAGCCCGAGCTACTGGCAGCAATGAGTTATAATCTATCCGAGAAAGCTCTGTTTATTTGTAATGGTTTTAAAGACCGTGAATTTATCGAAACGGGCTTCATTGCCAAAGCCATGGGTAAAAATGTGGTTCTTGTGGTTGAAGGTCCTGACGAGCTTTCCCATATCATCGATCTAGCCAAGGAAAACCCTGCGCTCTGTCCAGATATTGGTATTCGCGCGAAACTCTACAGCCGAGGCTCTGGCAAATGGGCGAAGTCCTCCGGGGAGTCTTCTAAGTTTGGCCTGACCACAGTAGAGGTTTTGCATTGTATGTCGCTACTTAAGAGCGCGGGCATGGAAGACCGCTTGCAAATGCTGCATTTCCATATTGGCTCTCAGGTAACTGAAATCAAGCGCATTAAAAATGCGATCAAGGAAGCGTCTCGGGTGTTTGCAAAGGTAACCCACATGGGGTTTTCGCCGCAATTTTTGAACATCGGTGGTGGTGTTGGGGTTGACTACGACGGCAGCAAAACATCGTACCAATCCAGTGCTAACTATTCACTTCAAGAGCTTGCTAACGATGTGGTCTATGAAATTGGCGAAGTTTGCAAGCGAGAGAAGATTCAAGCGCCACAGATTGTAACCGAAAGTGGCCGCGTAATTGCAGCCTATCACTCCATTGTTGTTGCCGACATTCGTGAGGTGCAAAGCACCGAGAGCTTCTCGGCAGCAGAGGGGTTTGAACTCGACTTTAATGAAAATACCAATCACAAAAGTTTGGGCGAGCTGAAGTACATTATAGAAAACATCAATCGCAAGAACTACATCGAATACTATCACGATTCTATTGAGTACTATGAAGAAATGTTTACCCTCTTCAACTTAGGCTATGTGAATCTTGAGGAACGTGCTCTTGCGGAGCAGATGTTCTACCGGATCTGTCGCCGGGCCTTGTACTTTTCATCATTTGAGAAACATGTTCCCGAAGAGTTCGAATCTTTGCAGCAACGAATGGTGAGTAAGTTTCTCGCAAACTTCTCCATCTTTCAATCCATTCCAGACGCTTGGTCTATCGACCAACTGTTCCCGGTCATGCCTTTATCACACCACGAGCAAAAGCCAACGCACAAGGCGACCATCGTGGATATCACCTGTGATTCTGATGGCTGTCTGGAACGCTTTATCGATCGCAAGGACTTTCGCCAGACTCTTGACTTGCACTCTCCAAGCGATCGGCCCTACTACCTTGGCTTTTTCTTAGTGGGCGCTTATCAGGAAAGCTTGGCTAACGAGCACAACCTGTTTGGGGCTATCAACGAGGCCGAGGTCTATATCGATGAAAAAGGCGATTGGGAGATCAGAAAGACCACCATAGGCGACCCAATTGAGGAATTGCTAAACACCCGTAACTACGACACCCCTGAGATCCTGACGAGCCTCAGCAAGCAGTTAGAATCAGCTTTTTCTGAAGGTAAGCTTCCTGGTGACGTGAAAGATTCTTACCAATCCCGCCTAGAAGTGATGATGGCAGGCTCCCCATACCTTAGAGAGTCCAATAAAAACAAATATTTATAG
- a CDS encoding RsmD family RNA methyltransferase produces the protein MAIKLNSGWCRGLTLKSPPALHTRPTASRTREAVWNSLQFDLHNARVIDVFSGSGAIGFEALSRGCRSSLFIDQSLAAVKCLRENKALMETRALANQRHITMKIIQGDAVKVLTAQGSDAADILWIDPPYDQVVDLLPGLAKEAARVLVPGGKMIVECDQRGLPVIEDLRSLAIWSESKHKRYGRTFITIFERLGEE, from the coding sequence ATGGCAATCAAATTAAATTCGGGCTGGTGTCGCGGCCTCACCCTCAAAAGTCCTCCAGCATTACATACTCGTCCTACTGCGTCAAGAACAAGAGAAGCGGTCTGGAACTCGCTCCAGTTTGATCTTCACAACGCGAGAGTGATTGACGTTTTCAGTGGCTCGGGGGCTATAGGTTTCGAAGCCTTAAGCCGAGGTTGCCGTTCCAGCCTGTTCATCGACCAATCGCTGGCAGCAGTTAAGTGCCTCCGCGAAAATAAAGCCTTGATGGAAACTCGTGCCCTGGCCAATCAAAGGCACATCACTATGAAGATTATTCAAGGCGATGCTGTGAAGGTTCTGACAGCCCAGGGCTCCGATGCGGCTGATATCTTGTGGATCGATCCCCCCTACGATCAGGTTGTTGATCTCTTGCCAGGCTTGGCAAAGGAAGCCGCTCGGGTTCTAGTCCCCGGAGGTAAGATGATCGTCGAGTGTGATCAAAGAGGGTTACCAGTCATCGAAGATCTTAGGTCCCTGGCGATCTGGAGCGAATCAAAACATAAACGATATGGAAGAACTTTCATCACGATCTTTGAAAGGCTTGGAGAGGAATAA
- the coaD gene encoding pantetheine-phosphate adenylyltransferase has product MKVAVFAGSFDPFTLGHEDIVEQALHVFDRLVIGVGQSSSKRPLFSDEERVEIIQDIYKDRPEISVKAFAGLVVDFARKENATCLVRGLRTEADFSYEMPMAMTNHKISPEIQTVFFPTKSQFAYVSSSLVKELSVHGGDVSSFVPPMVVARMSQKNS; this is encoded by the coding sequence ATGAAGGTTGCAGTTTTTGCCGGTAGCTTTGACCCTTTTACCTTAGGGCATGAGGATATCGTCGAGCAAGCCCTGCACGTTTTTGATCGCCTCGTTATTGGGGTTGGTCAAAGCAGTAGCAAGCGCCCTTTGTTTAGCGACGAGGAGCGGGTTGAGATCATTCAAGATATCTATAAGGATCGCCCCGAAATTTCGGTCAAGGCTTTCGCCGGTTTGGTAGTCGACTTCGCTCGTAAGGAAAATGCTACCTGCTTGGTCCGGGGGCTTAGAACTGAGGCTGACTTTTCCTATGAGATGCCGATGGCCATGACCAACCATAAGATCTCTCCCGAGATTCAGACTGTCTTTTTCCCTACCAAGTCTCAATTTGCCTATGTTTCATCAAGCTTGGTGAAGGAATTGAGCGTCCATGGCGGTGATGTCAGCTCGTTTGTTCCGCCAATGGTGGTGGCTCGGATGAGCCAGAAAAACTCTTAA
- a CDS encoding tetratricopeptide repeat protein: MRFLTLIVLAWISLELRAESPGLPQILGHSQTRVVVNRGDIVSLRLKSSSENDLIQWWLSKEKLCDGIDCRVDTGSWQAGAYKIITIVSNDKGSEFVSFYLLVKEKLNTSPPALITPDFQELEQQSSSFSEEEPYALAVQGSAFSWRDDKLYVLKTLARNLDWDEKLKSSGGTIQLGRLKQDEHFLLPGSQARLVQAEKRRLILLQEGMLRSRQLDRGNIPNWTVIVGDWLQLDGSNAADFAVEYHPRAPDQAMLYVFSGQVRIIKDPVLSEAVPPVHWQVAGTKLLVRKSKKPFLQKILPRKKVRYIFRRTTPELLFPVLEGKPRRYPGEVLGLDVKNPMKASQALLQGRDYSQALWLLQQAGEEFKTSSRWRWLQGDALGGINLGKLAIQQLKASYESVQGGAVAYSIGLRYFENNNWDKARDWFIKAADGKHFGDRQVLYYYLGVIAFRNKDFPLADRYFKESNWYAEDQRIMDSIDRFRDLMVIFNRWGANGSLGFVLDTNLFQTSDKENLSFQDDITGLSGFGYQASAKIWRYVMQGRASGLSFGYDVRRLGWIKKALHEVDQVDQKIYSEYYFGRRKWLRGRAYIQTLVLGSERALDGLILENNYRYQDLSWQPELIFDLGVYKDPVPSRADIIDPLSGDLQGVASDRSSRLLRFGFGGRAWQQPRQEFNVRLIYLSRTFTNDLVAADSYSSTSLELEYLLRFWGLSVIDLDLSLGQKVFPDATTSRTDIDTKFGVHYRFDMEHDGNFKIGISQESRDSDDPLQKFSKYHIVTAIQLEI; encoded by the coding sequence TTGCGCTTCCTGACTCTAATAGTTCTAGCGTGGATTAGTTTAGAACTGAGGGCCGAATCACCGGGCTTGCCTCAGATTCTAGGTCATTCCCAAACAAGAGTCGTTGTGAATCGTGGTGACATCGTCTCATTGCGCTTGAAGAGTTCTTCGGAGAATGATCTGATTCAGTGGTGGCTGAGCAAGGAAAAGCTTTGTGATGGGATTGATTGTCGGGTGGACACCGGCTCCTGGCAGGCTGGCGCTTACAAAATCATAACTATTGTTTCCAACGATAAGGGGTCGGAGTTTGTAAGTTTCTATCTTCTGGTTAAGGAGAAGCTCAATACCTCGCCCCCAGCCTTGATTACACCGGATTTTCAGGAGTTGGAACAGCAGTCATCGAGCTTCTCTGAAGAGGAGCCTTATGCCTTAGCTGTTCAGGGTAGTGCATTTTCGTGGCGTGATGACAAATTATATGTATTGAAAACCTTAGCAAGAAACCTAGACTGGGACGAAAAGCTGAAGTCGTCCGGTGGCACCATTCAGCTGGGCCGTTTAAAGCAGGATGAGCATTTTCTATTACCTGGTTCACAAGCAAGATTGGTGCAAGCCGAGAAACGACGTTTGATCCTTTTGCAAGAGGGAATGCTGAGAAGCCGGCAACTCGATCGAGGCAATATACCCAACTGGACCGTAATTGTGGGAGACTGGCTTCAGCTTGATGGCAGTAATGCTGCAGATTTTGCCGTGGAGTATCACCCTAGGGCTCCAGACCAGGCGATGCTCTATGTGTTTAGTGGCCAGGTGAGAATTATCAAGGATCCAGTGCTCAGCGAGGCGGTTCCCCCGGTTCATTGGCAGGTGGCAGGAACCAAGCTGCTCGTACGCAAGAGTAAGAAACCATTTCTACAAAAAATTCTACCCCGAAAGAAGGTGCGATATATCTTTCGTCGAACGACCCCAGAATTACTCTTTCCCGTTCTTGAGGGCAAGCCGCGGCGTTACCCTGGTGAGGTCCTTGGCTTAGACGTTAAAAACCCCATGAAAGCCAGCCAGGCTCTGCTTCAGGGGCGAGACTACAGCCAAGCCTTGTGGTTGTTGCAACAGGCTGGTGAAGAGTTTAAAACGTCTTCCCGCTGGCGTTGGCTGCAAGGTGATGCGCTCGGCGGAATCAATCTTGGCAAGCTTGCCATCCAGCAGCTCAAAGCGAGCTACGAAAGCGTTCAAGGTGGGGCTGTGGCTTACTCCATTGGCTTGCGATATTTTGAAAACAACAATTGGGATAAGGCTCGGGATTGGTTTATCAAAGCTGCTGATGGCAAGCACTTTGGGGATCGACAGGTGCTATATTACTACTTGGGGGTGATTGCCTTTCGTAACAAAGATTTTCCACTTGCTGATCGATACTTTAAAGAGTCTAATTGGTATGCAGAAGATCAGCGAATTATGGATAGTATCGATCGTTTCCGCGACCTTATGGTTATTTTCAATCGCTGGGGTGCTAACGGATCCCTAGGTTTTGTTCTTGATACTAACTTGTTCCAGACATCGGACAAAGAAAACCTATCCTTCCAAGACGATATCACTGGTTTGTCTGGGTTTGGCTACCAGGCTTCGGCCAAAATATGGCGGTACGTGATGCAAGGCCGTGCATCTGGACTAAGCTTTGGCTACGATGTCCGTCGCTTGGGGTGGATTAAAAAGGCTCTGCATGAGGTGGATCAGGTCGATCAAAAAATCTATTCTGAATATTATTTTGGTAGGCGCAAGTGGTTGCGAGGCCGAGCCTATATCCAGACCTTGGTTTTAGGATCCGAACGGGCACTAGATGGTTTGATATTAGAAAATAATTACCGCTACCAAGACCTGTCTTGGCAACCTGAATTAATTTTCGATCTTGGGGTTTATAAAGATCCCGTTCCTAGCAGGGCAGACATAATTGATCCCTTAAGTGGTGATTTGCAAGGAGTTGCTTCAGATCGCTCGTCGCGCTTACTCAGGTTCGGCTTCGGGGGGCGAGCATGGCAGCAACCTCGGCAAGAATTTAATGTTCGGCTGATCTATCTAAGCCGAACTTTCACCAATGATCTCGTGGCCGCAGACTCCTATTCTTCAACCAGCTTAGAGCTTGAGTATCTGTTAAGATTTTGGGGTTTGTCAGTGATCGACCTTGACTTGTCCCTAGGGCAGAAGGTCTTCCCTGATGCTACCACAAGCAGAACTGACATTGACACCAAATTCGGCGTTCACTATCGCTTTGATATGGAGCATGATGGTAACTTTAAAATTGGAATTTCGCAGGAAAGTCGTGACTCAGATGACCCACTTCAAAAGTTTTCTAAGTATCACATTGTAACAGCGATACAGCTTGAGATCTGA
- a CDS encoding ImmA/IrrE family metallo-endopeptidase has protein sequence MKKVEANRYPHSATLFRFCKEALEIRYEGNVKVIDQDVGAILGYDPADCSHWKKGKKNIRALATLKSIADHLNIDERLLIDIASGKVGLEEAVFEFKGYGSFSLGGKSLENLKKEYFKNPDKWQIEGQLKTFEELFDINRPEVAKIANHVLTVGKFHEAPIYIPEVFQLYSNISLQADESLEDPIAVDQEGQDEALQVNIRYKGGEMRPYVRFLIAKELYKYLCRSGQAVAHMMKKAPDEVLEIQSNIFAGMLLIPADILRTEVEKIDSSLDIVMQLAETFWVSKALMNQRLRDYLENLN, from the coding sequence ATGAAAAAGGTTGAAGCAAATCGGTATCCCCACTCAGCAACCCTGTTTCGTTTCTGCAAAGAGGCACTTGAGATTCGATATGAAGGAAACGTCAAGGTCATTGACCAAGATGTTGGGGCGATTTTAGGCTACGATCCCGCTGATTGTAGTCATTGGAAAAAAGGCAAAAAGAATATCCGAGCCCTAGCAACCCTTAAAAGCATTGCTGATCATCTCAATATCGACGAGCGATTGCTAATCGATATTGCTAGTGGCAAGGTTGGCCTAGAAGAAGCTGTTTTTGAGTTCAAAGGCTATGGAAGCTTTTCTCTTGGTGGCAAATCCCTAGAAAACTTGAAGAAGGAATATTTTAAAAATCCAGATAAATGGCAGATCGAGGGCCAGCTAAAAACATTTGAAGAGCTTTTTGATATCAACCGACCAGAGGTTGCAAAAATCGCAAATCATGTTTTAACGGTTGGCAAGTTTCACGAAGCTCCTATTTATATTCCTGAGGTTTTCCAGCTCTACTCCAATATCTCGCTGCAAGCTGATGAAAGCCTTGAAGATCCTATTGCTGTCGATCAAGAGGGGCAGGATGAGGCGCTACAGGTCAATATTAGGTACAAGGGCGGTGAGATGCGCCCCTACGTTCGTTTTCTGATTGCCAAAGAACTTTATAAGTATCTCTGTCGCTCAGGGCAAGCAGTTGCCCATATGATGAAGAAAGCCCCTGATGAGGTATTGGAGATTCAGTCCAATATCTTCGCTGGCATGCTGCTGATTCCCGCTGATATCTTGCGAACAGAAGTGGAAAAAATCGACAGTAGTCTCGACATTGTTATGCAATTGGCAGAAACTTTCTGGGTGTCCAAGGCTCTC